In the genome of Streptomyces collinus, one region contains:
- a CDS encoding SAV_2336 N-terminal domain-related protein, with protein MTLFDTQPWLVTAAPVPAVDDQWRNTLTLAPVFREPPPTWPTVSPAAAVEAATSALSPFSQLGGTPARLAASIYDPPEGLADAPAAPGWDLVLVVDTSPSMTAWYPVANAIAACAHDLPCFHSVQVVKMHNRRPTHRSDLFTSADAPVLHVERFSPDRPKITLVLTDGVGAAWHRRLLWEDLHQWATSHTVAILHVLPHHHWSLAGIPTQPIQLRAPHPCCPNKDLETTPTTDSQVAVPQSGTLTPQESVLIPVLEIRKRWLDQWTRLLLTDFLVHQQALTITTPSLRSVVPSPTPAHDDAPGPDQLITDFHTTAPEHAFNLAVLLAAAPLNRFIMQLIAAELAPAATTRDLSAVLTSGLLVSVESPIDDDDSYGGITYDFLPGVRQSLLALGESSQTHRVVSLLETYLSPFASALKGISSRMRSPTAQALPQLTSRTAPYLEIEHSLLTALSGETPQHRAVAHVLRQRLDAAGPAPSPVGTSTRT; from the coding sequence GTGACGCTGTTCGACACTCAGCCGTGGCTCGTCACGGCAGCACCAGTCCCCGCTGTGGACGACCAGTGGCGCAACACGCTGACTCTTGCGCCGGTCTTTCGTGAACCACCTCCCACCTGGCCGACCGTCTCGCCAGCGGCAGCGGTGGAAGCGGCGACCTCAGCACTTAGCCCTTTCAGCCAGTTGGGAGGAACCCCTGCCCGCCTGGCCGCAAGCATCTACGATCCGCCCGAAGGCCTCGCCGATGCCCCCGCGGCGCCCGGTTGGGACCTCGTCCTGGTCGTCGACACCAGCCCCTCCATGACGGCTTGGTACCCGGTCGCCAACGCGATCGCCGCGTGCGCTCACGATCTGCCCTGCTTTCACAGCGTCCAGGTCGTCAAGATGCACAACCGCCGCCCCACCCACCGCTCCGATCTGTTCACCTCGGCAGACGCCCCCGTCCTGCACGTCGAACGCTTCTCGCCGGACCGCCCCAAGATCACTCTGGTGCTGACCGATGGTGTCGGAGCAGCCTGGCATCGACGTCTGCTCTGGGAAGATCTGCACCAGTGGGCCACCTCCCACACCGTAGCCATCCTCCACGTCCTGCCCCATCACCACTGGTCCTTGGCCGGCATCCCTACCCAGCCCATACAGCTGCGCGCCCCCCACCCGTGCTGTCCAAACAAGGACCTGGAAACAACGCCCACCACCGACAGCCAGGTCGCCGTTCCTCAAAGCGGCACTCTCACACCTCAGGAAAGCGTCCTGATCCCGGTCCTCGAGATCCGCAAACGGTGGCTCGATCAATGGACCCGCCTGCTCCTGACCGACTTCCTGGTCCACCAGCAAGCACTCACGATCACTACCCCCTCTCTGCGCTCCGTGGTCCCCTCCCCTACGCCGGCCCACGATGATGCGCCGGGCCCAGACCAACTCATCACCGACTTCCACACCACCGCCCCGGAGCACGCCTTCAACTTGGCCGTCCTGCTGGCGGCAGCACCGCTGAACCGCTTCATCATGCAGCTCATTGCTGCCGAACTCGCTCCCGCCGCCACCACCCGCGATCTATCCGCCGTACTGACCAGCGGACTCCTCGTGAGCGTCGAATCCCCCATCGATGATGACGATTCCTACGGCGGCATCACTTACGACTTCCTACCCGGAGTACGGCAAAGCCTTCTCGCGCTGGGCGAGTCCAGCCAAACCCACCGGGTTGTCTCCCTGCTGGAGACCTATCTCTCGCCCTTCGCCTCGGCCCTGAAGGGGATCAGCAGCCGCATGCGCTCCCCCACCGCACAAGCGCTCCCTCAACTCACCAGCCGCACCGCTCCCTACCTCGAAATCGAGCACTCCCTCCTTACCGCCCTTTCTGGCGAAACCCCACAACACCGCGCCGTCGCCCACGTCCTGCGTCAAAGGCTCGACGCGGCAGGACCGGCACCATCGCCAGTTGGCACCTCCACACGCACCTGA
- a CDS encoding AAA family ATPase gives MKIVRLTFSGVRSYPGTCEIDFTGKTLVGILGDTGAGKTSILEAIAVALYGRCSFTDQTAQLRSDDCQAMSVDLVFRVDGREWRAHRVFHATRGTQARLTDPDGKHTDGARAVDAAVRELLGIDYITFKSSVLVPQGRFGDLLNARDAERARILKSLFGVDELQRVRQLADGAVSRIKDLISQARQEDARLLADPGAQAQADRQRHERAFLGASDLDDRLAELRRLQTEAAQTSQHARLSVKAAAELAERCVADYGRITASVRQAQEELQQLQEANAAAETAVQNGLTAVTAEQERAVAAGLAPDVLAAAAQVLGDMPGRLSTLAQGQAEHAQFLDELASEEEALARRADELKNAETHVAELGAQAQDTDEDATAANEVLQALTTAVRHAGEAAGVLALQRANRATSSKRLSTLLQDPPGSDPDKARAAVVAAQDVLDGIRRQEAAHTAGDGLVPGDGCSVCARPLPDDYQPPQPQDDKALAQAAAAVESTSAALSSAEQEHARHTHEVEGLQRTLQEHEQQVKEAAAQLEASLPAVREQAMELASRTDHPQPAAFAKELETAVATSLARLTDGAQPTAVERETLTGVLLQVARGRVVQLQEAADAGRSALAQAEAQLGADRTVLEKATQDSGKAREQAGKRSEHLKNEQRSLLASLSAMPEPVRTALPPPPQLPTADHLAAAAEAVRHEQSRQQELAGQQAQLQTRAQELLVEQSELAGRQQREVTDPLHQLEVRLQRWADSASSAAALVEESARPALPPPGVASNPAATEEYAAALKTAGTLLLTALDGHDTAARAAMAELTTRLSAHAQEVAVAYPSTTMLQMSGETDPLDPTLLDGLSSHAGTLRNEAERALSNAEKAESQIPHKEQLADALAAGERQLAAWQAVSTHMTDGKFLGHLTDLRTRALLAHGSELLQQLSGGRLGFADDFDIVSLTSHTRRSSRTLSGGETFQASLALSLALMEMHGRSGTRMESLFLDEGFGTLDSASLDSALQVLRTHVGTDTLLAVISHLRPVAETVHDVLWVEKDHRGSQARWLSAPERDSLVRDDLHNLAELA, from the coding sequence ATGAAGATCGTCCGCCTGACCTTCTCGGGGGTCCGCAGCTACCCCGGCACCTGCGAGATCGACTTCACCGGCAAGACCCTCGTGGGCATCCTCGGCGACACCGGCGCGGGCAAGACCAGCATCCTGGAAGCCATCGCCGTCGCCCTGTACGGCAGGTGCTCCTTCACCGACCAGACGGCCCAGCTGCGCTCCGACGACTGCCAGGCCATGAGCGTCGACCTCGTGTTCCGCGTGGACGGCCGTGAATGGCGGGCACACCGCGTCTTCCACGCCACCCGCGGAACCCAGGCACGGCTGACGGACCCGGACGGCAAGCACACCGACGGCGCACGCGCTGTCGACGCGGCCGTCCGCGAACTCCTGGGAATCGACTACATCACCTTCAAATCCTCCGTCCTGGTCCCGCAAGGACGCTTCGGCGACCTGCTCAACGCACGTGACGCCGAGCGTGCCCGCATCCTGAAGTCCCTCTTCGGTGTCGACGAGCTGCAGCGGGTACGCCAGCTCGCCGACGGAGCCGTCAGCCGGATCAAGGACCTCATCAGCCAGGCACGGCAGGAAGACGCCCGGCTGCTTGCCGACCCGGGCGCTCAGGCCCAGGCAGACCGGCAGCGGCACGAACGAGCCTTCCTCGGCGCCTCAGACCTCGACGACCGGCTGGCCGAACTGCGCCGGCTGCAGACCGAGGCCGCACAGACGTCGCAGCATGCCCGCCTCAGTGTGAAGGCCGCTGCCGAACTCGCCGAGCGGTGCGTGGCCGACTACGGCCGCATCACGGCCTCTGTCCGGCAGGCCCAGGAAGAACTGCAGCAACTGCAGGAAGCCAACGCCGCAGCCGAGACCGCCGTCCAGAACGGCCTCACGGCTGTCACTGCCGAGCAGGAGAGGGCCGTCGCAGCGGGGCTGGCTCCCGACGTCCTGGCGGCAGCCGCCCAGGTTCTCGGGGACATGCCCGGCAGGCTCAGCACCCTTGCGCAGGGGCAGGCGGAGCACGCCCAGTTCCTGGACGAGCTCGCGAGCGAGGAAGAGGCCCTGGCCCGGCGTGCCGACGAGCTGAAGAACGCCGAGACACACGTCGCCGAGCTGGGTGCACAGGCGCAGGACACCGACGAGGATGCCACTGCCGCCAACGAGGTGCTGCAGGCACTGACGACCGCCGTCCGGCACGCCGGCGAAGCAGCCGGCGTACTGGCCCTCCAGCGTGCCAACCGCGCCACTTCCAGCAAGAGGCTCAGTACCCTCCTGCAGGATCCTCCCGGTAGCGACCCGGACAAGGCGCGGGCCGCGGTGGTCGCGGCGCAGGACGTGCTGGACGGCATCCGGCGCCAGGAGGCCGCACACACCGCGGGCGATGGACTGGTCCCAGGGGACGGCTGCTCCGTCTGTGCCCGACCACTGCCCGACGACTACCAACCGCCGCAGCCGCAGGACGACAAAGCCCTCGCTCAAGCCGCGGCCGCGGTAGAGAGTACCTCCGCCGCGCTGAGCAGCGCCGAGCAGGAACACGCCCGCCACACGCACGAGGTCGAGGGGCTTCAGCGGACCCTGCAGGAACACGAGCAGCAGGTCAAGGAAGCCGCCGCTCAGCTCGAAGCGTCCCTTCCTGCGGTGCGTGAGCAGGCGATGGAACTCGCCTCGCGCACCGACCACCCCCAGCCGGCTGCGTTCGCCAAGGAGTTGGAGACCGCGGTCGCGACATCCCTTGCCCGCCTGACCGACGGCGCACAGCCAACTGCCGTCGAGCGGGAGACCTTGACCGGTGTCCTCCTACAGGTCGCCCGCGGCCGTGTCGTTCAGCTGCAGGAAGCAGCCGATGCCGGCAGGAGTGCGCTGGCACAGGCAGAAGCCCAACTGGGCGCGGATCGCACTGTGCTGGAAAAAGCCACACAGGACTCAGGCAAGGCCCGCGAGCAGGCTGGAAAACGGAGCGAGCACCTCAAGAACGAGCAGCGCAGCCTGCTGGCAAGCCTGTCCGCAATGCCAGAACCCGTACGGACCGCGCTGCCCCCACCTCCGCAGCTGCCCACCGCCGATCATCTGGCAGCCGCGGCCGAGGCAGTGCGCCACGAACAGAGCCGCCAGCAGGAACTGGCCGGACAACAGGCCCAACTGCAGACACGTGCGCAGGAGCTGCTTGTCGAGCAGAGCGAACTGGCAGGACGCCAACAGCGAGAGGTCACTGACCCTCTGCATCAACTCGAAGTACGGCTGCAGCGCTGGGCGGATAGCGCCAGCAGCGCAGCAGCACTGGTCGAGGAGTCCGCACGCCCCGCACTGCCTCCCCCAGGCGTGGCCAGCAACCCTGCAGCTACGGAGGAGTACGCCGCAGCTCTGAAAACCGCTGGCACGCTGCTGCTGACGGCACTGGACGGACACGACACCGCGGCCCGCGCGGCCATGGCGGAGCTGACCACACGGCTCTCTGCGCATGCCCAGGAGGTGGCGGTCGCCTACCCCAGCACCACGATGCTGCAGATGTCCGGGGAGACGGATCCTTTGGACCCCACCCTCCTCGACGGCCTGAGCAGCCACGCCGGCACCCTGCGCAACGAAGCCGAACGCGCCCTCAGCAACGCGGAGAAGGCCGAGTCCCAGATCCCCCACAAGGAACAACTGGCAGATGCCCTGGCCGCAGGCGAACGCCAGCTGGCTGCCTGGCAGGCGGTGAGCACCCATATGACGGACGGAAAATTCCTCGGCCACCTCACCGACCTGCGCACCCGTGCTCTGCTCGCGCACGGCAGTGAGCTGCTGCAGCAGCTCTCCGGCGGACGGCTGGGTTTCGCAGACGACTTCGACATCGTTAGCCTCACCAGCCATACCCGCCGCAGCTCACGCACCCTCTCCGGCGGGGAAACCTTCCAGGCATCGCTCGCCCTCTCCCTCGCGCTGATGGAGATGCACGGCCGAAGCGGCACCCGCATGGAAAGCCTCTTCCTCGACGAAGGCTTCGGCACCCTGGACAGCGCTTCCCTCGATAGCGCCCTGCAGGTCCTGCGCACGCACGTCGGCACCGACACACTGCTTGCCGTCATCAGCCACCTGCGTCCAGTCGCCGAGACGGTGCACGACGTGCTGTGGGTCGAAAAGGACCACCGCGGCTCCCAGGCACGCTGGCTGAGTGCGCCCGAACGCGACAGCCTCGTCCGTGACGATTTGCACAACCTCGCAGAACTGGCATGA
- a CDS encoding ester cyclase gives MMSTLRKQGITPADRRGLLDEVHDWTAFLGEEAPHSEDAADRWATSVSHWVVDACLLADQDSLRAGLDALRDAYAELPPDQTAPELVGMVSALAEVVQAALDRAEQVVWEQTVDPNTHAARMLVEIAKEPGLTNAMLAGRLGVDPSEISRNGRLLNARGLAFNDRRRHSSWRATPRGESAAERVRSRTERAEPLEEGTVLPGSKDAATRWAHALSQITQLHQEARGGAAFDEGPQRPGLLLIDCKTARFSEVNRLMDSWVEQIKGKRTATHSIVGKDRSEPDHYVEIVEYPSYEEAIRNLQLPETSRMFREIVALCDEKPALVGLDVVRDQQYNKAIIHQYFNEVLNSRNLDLIDELFHPDYQDHDPANKVDAYGPAGVREKVAGYLSAFDLQFRDLEQTADGDDVTTRWTCHGTHTGEYMGFPATQKEVEITGIAIHRIRAGKIAEGWWNWDVLGMLQQLGIVEAAV, from the coding sequence ATGATGAGCACTCTGCGTAAACAAGGGATCACCCCTGCAGACCGACGAGGGCTGCTGGACGAAGTTCACGATTGGACTGCCTTCCTGGGTGAGGAGGCGCCACACAGTGAGGATGCCGCTGACCGGTGGGCCACATCTGTTAGCCATTGGGTTGTGGACGCATGCTTGTTGGCCGACCAGGACAGCCTGCGTGCCGGCCTCGACGCACTACGGGACGCCTACGCCGAGCTGCCACCAGACCAGACTGCACCTGAGCTGGTCGGCATGGTCTCTGCTCTGGCTGAGGTAGTACAGGCTGCACTGGACAGAGCGGAGCAAGTCGTCTGGGAGCAGACCGTCGACCCCAACACGCATGCAGCGCGCATGCTCGTGGAGATTGCCAAGGAGCCTGGTTTGACCAATGCCATGCTCGCTGGACGCCTGGGTGTAGATCCCTCTGAGATCAGTCGAAACGGGCGCTTGCTTAACGCCCGAGGGCTCGCGTTCAACGACCGTAGGAGGCACAGCTCCTGGCGCGCGACTCCTAGGGGGGAGAGTGCCGCAGAGCGCGTAAGGAGCCGCACTGAGCGTGCTGAGCCTCTGGAAGAGGGGACTGTCCTCCCGGGGTCCAAGGATGCCGCCACTCGCTGGGCACACGCGCTCTCCCAAATCACCCAGCTGCATCAAGAAGCGCGCGGCGGAGCCGCGTTCGACGAGGGGCCGCAGAGGCCAGGCCTACTCCTCATCGACTGCAAGACGGCTAGGTTCAGCGAAGTGAACCGCCTCATGGACTCATGGGTCGAGCAGATCAAGGGCAAGCGCACCGCTACCCACAGTATCGTCGGCAAGGACCGTTCCGAGCCGGACCACTACGTGGAGATCGTCGAGTATCCGTCGTACGAGGAAGCGATTCGAAACCTGCAACTGCCGGAGACGAGCCGGATGTTCCGGGAAATTGTGGCTCTTTGCGACGAGAAGCCGGCACTGGTGGGCCTCGATGTGGTCCGAGACCAGCAGTACAACAAGGCCATCATCCACCAGTACTTCAATGAGGTCCTGAATAGCCGCAACCTCGACCTGATCGATGAGCTATTTCACCCCGACTACCAAGACCACGATCCCGCCAACAAGGTGGATGCGTATGGACCTGCCGGAGTAAGAGAAAAGGTCGCCGGCTATCTGTCGGCCTTTGACCTCCAGTTCAGGGATCTGGAACAGACTGCTGACGGCGACGATGTGACGACTCGGTGGACATGTCATGGAACCCACACCGGCGAGTACATGGGGTTTCCCGCAACCCAGAAGGAGGTGGAGATCACGGGTATCGCAATCCACCGCATCCGTGCGGGCAAGATCGCGGAGGGTTGGTGGAACTGGGACGTCCTTGGCATGCTGCAGCAACTCGGCATCGTTGAAGCGGCAGTTTGA
- a CDS encoding IS5 family transposase (programmed frameshift) — translation MVPDGLWEIAKPLIPPSRVRPQGGGTQDTPDETLFAAIIYVLVSGCAWRQLPPCFGISKSTAHRRFLIWSRAGVWGRLHEAVLHRLDDAGLIDVTRVVLDTAHVRAKKGGEHTGPSPVDRGKPGSKMHILSDANGLPLLVGVSAGNTHDSEGLKPMIEGHQTRHDPHNGRYFKPQRLHADKAYDRADLRRWLRWKRIGVRIARKGIESSERLGRRRWVIERTMSWLSGYRRLSPRYERNPRNYLAFLGLAAALCCYKRLVRLTT, via the exons ATCGTGCCGGATGGGCTGTGGGAGATCGCGAAGCCGTTGATCCCACCGTCGCGAGTGCGGCCGCAGGGCGGCGGAACGCAGGACACGCCTGATGAGACGCTGTTCGCGGCCATCATCTACGTCCTAGTCAGCGGCTGCGCCTGGCGCCAACTGCCGCCTTGCTTCGGCATATCGAAGTCGACTGCTCACCGCCGCTTCCTGATCTGGTCGAGAGCCGGTGTCTGGGGCCGCCTGCACGAGGCCGTGCTGCACCGACTCGACGACGCCGGCCTCATCGACGTCACCCGCGTCGTTCTCGACACAGCGCACGTCAGGGCTAA AAAGGGGGGCGAACACACAGGTCCGAGCCCCGTGGACCGGGGCAAGCCGGGTTCCAAGATGCACATCCTGTCGGACGCGAACGGACTGCCTCTCCTCGTCGGCGTCTCGGCCGGCAACACCCACGACAGCGAAGGGCTGAAGCCCATGATCGAGGGTCACCAAACGAGACACGACCCTCACAACGGCCGGTACTTCAAGCCTCAGCGCCTGCACGCGGACAAAGCCTACGACCGTGCCGACCTGCGTAGATGGCTTCGATGGAAGCGGATCGGAGTGCGCATCGCGCGCAAAGGCATTGAATCCAGCGAACGATTAGGGCGGCGCCGCTGGGTCATCGAGCGGACCATGTCCTGGCTGTCCGGCTACCGCCGACTCAGCCCACGCTACGAACGCAATCCCCGCAACTACCTGGCCTTTCTCGGACTCGCCGCCGCTCTGTGCTGCTACAAACGGCTCGTCCGCCTCACCACGTAG
- a CDS encoding VMAP-C domain-containing protein has translation MVEVLRTAPLLSEVPARRALARMLAHALDRTFSGDESATQLPEEHLSWIVARCMEQGEPTEAADALARVVGTVTGDAEVTAQLRMLSDLQLARTRLGDEDLIVLRRLLQGQATSEARALARACLHPFPVHLPQHCTDAWSVALYLLRRNALPNGLPLFLVFLEHLAPVLDSSAAQELRSWTDQYAQSQELQEQLTACRHNVMAAPAHHRESRESRVMFVLLADGLGDDHCVLQVWHQDGQTADAPPVRDSDARVRRQDLGPLVYERLQQAMAHIGQSGPLTIEFWLPFTLANLPVVQWCRPGAEGPAHNRVVVRSLDRLETPAAHSSWQRRWDQMISSSSHERNAHETPMEQPDAAPSVQPSEPLLVLTAPPDREEGQQQLLDGIRSGVPAILWHRSDCSSGSFRKYVRDLIDTGPLAELPARLGQLQQNKDCLGSEALSDLTLLWDDPTRPLPVLKALTSPDEVVAR, from the coding sequence ATGGTCGAAGTGCTGCGTACGGCGCCATTGCTGTCTGAGGTACCAGCGCGCAGAGCGCTGGCCAGGATGTTGGCTCACGCGCTAGACCGCACCTTTTCTGGCGACGAGTCCGCCACTCAGCTTCCGGAAGAACACTTGTCCTGGATCGTGGCACGCTGCATGGAACAGGGCGAGCCCACAGAGGCCGCCGACGCTCTGGCACGCGTGGTCGGCACCGTGACCGGTGATGCCGAAGTCACGGCGCAACTACGCATGTTGTCTGACTTGCAACTGGCCCGTACCCGACTGGGTGATGAGGACCTGATTGTGCTCAGGCGGCTACTTCAGGGGCAGGCAACCTCTGAAGCGCGGGCTCTCGCCCGCGCCTGCCTGCATCCCTTCCCCGTGCACCTGCCCCAGCACTGTACGGATGCCTGGAGCGTGGCGCTGTATCTACTCCGGCGCAATGCCCTGCCCAACGGACTTCCGCTGTTCCTGGTCTTCCTGGAGCACCTGGCTCCCGTCCTGGACTCCTCAGCTGCGCAAGAACTGCGTTCCTGGACCGACCAGTACGCCCAGTCCCAAGAATTGCAAGAGCAGCTGACAGCATGCCGCCACAACGTCATGGCCGCACCAGCGCACCACCGCGAAAGCCGTGAGAGCCGTGTGATGTTCGTGCTGCTTGCGGACGGGCTGGGCGACGACCACTGCGTTCTTCAGGTTTGGCACCAGGATGGGCAAACCGCCGACGCACCCCCCGTACGGGACAGTGATGCACGGGTGCGCCGCCAGGATCTGGGCCCGCTCGTATACGAACGGCTGCAGCAGGCTATGGCCCATATCGGCCAGTCCGGCCCACTGACCATCGAGTTCTGGCTTCCATTCACCCTGGCCAACCTGCCGGTCGTCCAGTGGTGCCGGCCCGGTGCCGAAGGCCCGGCGCACAACCGGGTTGTGGTCCGCAGCTTGGACCGTCTGGAAACACCGGCGGCGCATTCTTCATGGCAACGCCGGTGGGATCAGATGATCTCGAGTTCCTCACACGAGCGAAACGCACACGAGACCCCTATGGAGCAGCCTGATGCTGCTCCCAGCGTCCAGCCCTCCGAGCCACTGCTGGTACTGACCGCTCCTCCGGACAGGGAAGAAGGTCAACAGCAGTTACTGGACGGCATCCGCTCCGGCGTGCCAGCGATTTTGTGGCACCGCAGCGACTGCAGCTCGGGCTCATTCCGCAAGTACGTGCGGGACCTCATCGACACGGGGCCACTAGCCGAACTGCCGGCACGCCTCGGACAGCTGCAGCAAAACAAGGACTGCCTGGGCTCCGAAGCGTTGAGCGACCTGACGCTGCTGTGGGACGACCCGACCCGGCCCCTGCCTGTTCTTAAGGCCCTCACCTCACCGGATGAGGTGGTAGCTCGGTGA
- a CDS encoding restriction endonuclease, translating to MFDGDGSLDPFLKFLLCTVVLLGVAKTLWAWLTDDVARWFTFDIWHWITEHPWWSALSLAALIALAALVRRATADGGVVYAEPYEPAAGPEPAMLTYRMKQLSAMTATEFEQACAEMLARDGFDRPLRVGGAGDLGADVVAYDDENRKLVLQCKKYARPVGSKEVQTFNGTARPEHRADLALIIGLNGFTQPAIDFAQRHNLTLVGRYELKRWAHGEHLYSVLIQQDSTA from the coding sequence GTGTTCGACGGAGACGGCTCGCTCGACCCGTTCTTGAAGTTCCTGCTGTGCACGGTCGTGCTCCTAGGGGTGGCCAAGACACTGTGGGCATGGCTGACCGACGACGTGGCGCGGTGGTTCACCTTCGACATCTGGCACTGGATCACCGAACACCCGTGGTGGTCGGCACTCAGCCTGGCGGCGCTGATTGCCCTGGCGGCGCTGGTCCGGCGGGCCACTGCAGACGGCGGCGTCGTTTACGCCGAACCCTACGAGCCAGCAGCAGGTCCCGAGCCGGCGATGCTGACGTACCGGATGAAACAGCTGTCGGCCATGACTGCGACCGAGTTCGAACAAGCATGCGCCGAAATGCTGGCCCGCGACGGGTTCGACCGCCCGCTCCGGGTCGGTGGCGCGGGAGACCTCGGCGCCGATGTCGTGGCCTACGACGACGAGAACCGCAAACTCGTCCTGCAATGCAAGAAGTACGCGCGTCCGGTCGGGTCAAAGGAGGTCCAGACGTTCAACGGGACCGCCCGCCCGGAACACCGCGCCGATCTGGCTCTGATCATCGGCCTTAACGGCTTCACCCAGCCTGCCATCGACTTCGCTCAACGCCACAACCTCACCCTCGTCGGCCGCTACGAGCTCAAGCGCTGGGCCCACGGAGAACACCTCTACTCCGTTCTCATCCAGCAAGACTCCACCGCATGA
- a CDS encoding CbrC family protein, whose amino-acid sequence MSASLPFFRYHPDPLASGSIRAAAETCACCKRNTGWIYTATFYTAHEVNGRFCPWCISDGSAAGRFVGEFTDSYGLDGVSEDVLHEVTRRTPGFHAWQDPHWLVHCQDAAAFIGEVGYTELAAHPEALDQLRTDMRLDGWHDEIQLEHFLTHLGDGATAMLFRCTLCGTHLAYADAS is encoded by the coding sequence ATGAGTGCCAGCCTGCCCTTCTTCCGCTATCACCCAGACCCTTTGGCAAGCGGGTCCATCCGCGCGGCCGCCGAGACGTGTGCCTGCTGCAAGCGCAACACGGGATGGATCTACACGGCCACCTTCTACACGGCACACGAGGTCAACGGACGCTTCTGTCCGTGGTGCATCTCAGACGGGAGCGCGGCTGGACGCTTCGTGGGTGAATTCACTGACTCCTACGGGCTCGACGGTGTCAGCGAGGACGTCTTGCACGAGGTCACCCGCCGCACCCCTGGCTTCCACGCCTGGCAGGACCCGCACTGGCTCGTCCACTGCCAGGACGCGGCCGCCTTCATCGGCGAAGTCGGATACACCGAACTGGCGGCGCACCCCGAAGCCCTCGACCAGCTGCGGACCGACATGCGCCTCGACGGCTGGCACGACGAAATCCAGCTTGAGCACTTCCTGACCCACCTGGGCGACGGGGCGACCGCCATGCTCTTCCGCTGCACCCTCTGCGGCACCCATCTCGCTTACGCCGACGCATCCTAG
- a CDS encoding metallophosphoesterase family protein produces the protein MKALHTSDWHLGRTLGRRSRDEEFDAVLAEIIAIAESVQPDLIVHSGDLFDTYRPAHKDILRAMRCLDSLASIAPTVVLGGNHDSPELFDLLAYVCTLRPDADQGRLHFVHSRGDTEPGTVLDFDSHDGHERIRLAALPYVHPNRYLHLFPGFGTTEGAYAAGLRELQDGLLARLLNGYDPGRDVLLFTAHQYVANAVPSYSERMWEAREPYATAADALPQVAYCALGHIHKPQPVGSGRLPARYAGSPLQMDFGESEETKSVTVVDAAPGRRTLTTPHTLRSGRRLARFDGTLEELGAAAAQYTGVYLKAVIRTDEPVPRLGERIADLVPDAVLVDFEEECAATRATVLSGADAADDGQLDVTAAFSAYLAGAGTPGQHADEVVAAFADLLSTPDSGLTPCPAEHLLAEAIASPWTSAAHGGTETTS, from the coding sequence ATGAAAGCCCTGCACACATCCGACTGGCATCTGGGCCGCACCCTGGGGCGCCGCTCCCGGGACGAGGAGTTCGACGCCGTCCTGGCCGAGATCATCGCCATAGCGGAGTCCGTGCAGCCGGATCTGATCGTGCACAGCGGCGACCTGTTCGACACCTACCGGCCCGCCCACAAGGACATCCTGCGCGCGATGCGCTGCCTCGACAGCCTCGCGAGCATCGCACCCACCGTGGTGCTGGGCGGCAACCACGACTCCCCCGAACTCTTCGACCTGCTGGCCTATGTGTGCACGCTGCGGCCCGACGCCGACCAGGGCCGCCTGCACTTCGTGCACAGCCGGGGCGACACGGAACCGGGCACCGTGCTCGACTTCGACAGTCACGACGGACACGAGCGCATCCGCCTGGCCGCCCTGCCATACGTGCACCCCAACCGCTATCTGCATCTGTTCCCCGGCTTCGGGACCACCGAGGGCGCCTACGCGGCCGGTCTGCGGGAACTGCAGGACGGGCTGCTCGCCCGGCTGCTCAACGGTTACGACCCCGGCCGCGACGTGCTGCTGTTCACCGCCCACCAGTACGTGGCCAACGCCGTGCCCTCCTACAGCGAGCGGATGTGGGAGGCACGCGAGCCGTATGCCACCGCCGCGGACGCCCTCCCGCAGGTCGCCTACTGCGCCCTGGGACACATCCACAAACCCCAGCCCGTCGGCAGCGGGCGTCTGCCCGCCCGCTACGCCGGCAGTCCCCTGCAGATGGACTTCGGCGAGAGCGAAGAGACCAAAAGCGTCACCGTCGTCGACGCGGCCCCCGGCCGGCGCACGCTCACCACCCCGCACACACTGCGCTCCGGACGGCGCCTGGCCCGCTTCGACGGCACCCTGGAGGAACTCGGCGCCGCTGCTGCCCAGTACACCGGCGTCTACCTCAAGGCAGTCATCCGCACTGACGAGCCAGTCCCCCGGCTCGGAGAGCGGATTGCCGACCTGGTACCAGACGCTGTGCTGGTGGACTTCGAGGAAGAGTGCGCGGCCACCCGGGCCACCGTCCTGTCGGGCGCCGACGCGGCCGACGACGGGCAACTCGACGTCACTGCAGCGTTCAGCGCCTACCTCGCCGGTGCCGGCACCCCCGGGCAGCACGCCGACGAGGTCGTGGCCGCGTTCGCGGACCTGCTGAGCACACCGGACTCCGGCCTTACTCCCTGCCCCGCCGAGCATCTGCTCGCCGAAGCCATCGCCAGCCCCTGGACCAGCGCCGCACACGGCGGTACGGAGACCACCTCATGA